A stretch of DNA from Sulfurovum sp. TSL6:
GATATTTTGGCTCCCGTACAAGGTGGATAAAATGACTAAACACATAGAGACCAATGATACATGGCAGATAGGCGGAAAAACGTTAAGCAGTAGACTGCTTATAGGTTCTGCACTTTATCCAAGTCCGGCCAATATGGAAGATGCTATTAGAATTTCAGGTGCCCAAATTGTTACAGTGTCTTTGAGACGGCAAGCCGCAGGTGAAGGTGGGGGTAACCCATTTTGGGATATTATCAAATCTTTAGGCATAGAGGTATTGCCGAATACAGCAGGTTCACACTCTGCCAAAGAAGCTATCACCACAGCGCAGATGGCCAGAGAGGTTTTTGGTACGAACTGGGTAAAGCTTGAAGTGATAGGAGATCAGTACAATTTACAGCCAGACCCTTTTGAAACGGTAAAGGCAGCTGAAGTCCTTATCAAAGAAGGATTTGAAGTGTTTCCTTATACCACGGATGATCTGGTTGTTGCAAAGCGTTTAGCAGATGTGGGCTGTAAGATTATTATGCCATGGGGATCTATGATCGGTTCAGGGAAGGGATTGATGAATCCGGACAACCTTGTAGCCATTCGTAAGCAGTTTCCAGACCTGCAATTGGTTGTTGATGCCGGTATAGGAAAACCTTCCCATGCAGCACAAGCGATGGAGCTAGGGTACGATGGTGTGCTGCTTAACTCAGCCATAGCTTTGGCACAGGATCCTGTAAAAATGGCAGATGCTTTTAGATTGGCTGTTGAGGCCGGACGTTTGGGGTATGAAGCAGGCGTAATGAAAGAGCGTGAGTTCGCTTCACCTTCTACACCTACTGTCGGTACACCTTTTTG
This window harbors:
- a CDS encoding thiazole synthase, which translates into the protein MTKHIETNDTWQIGGKTLSSRLLIGSALYPSPANMEDAIRISGAQIVTVSLRRQAAGEGGGNPFWDIIKSLGIEVLPNTAGSHSAKEAITTAQMAREVFGTNWVKLEVIGDQYNLQPDPFETVKAAEVLIKEGFEVFPYTTDDLVVAKRLADVGCKIIMPWGSMIGSGKGLMNPDNLVAIRKQFPDLQLVVDAGIGKPSHAAQAMELGYDGVLLNSAIALAQDPVKMADAFRLAVEAGRLGYEAGVMKEREFASPSTPTVGTPFWHQFN